The Halogranum gelatinilyticum genome includes a window with the following:
- a CDS encoding ABC transporter ATP-binding protein, producing the protein MTSDSEAAANAAAEGETVLSVQGLKKYYFERDTFLDTVLRRDTKSVKAVDGISFDIEKGETLGLVGESGCGKSTTGETLLRLREATDGRVEFDGENIFDMDKSELKAFRRRAQIVFQDPFSSLDPRMTIGDILAEPLKIHDLPAEPPTGLSKDEARREQAKDYLERVGLSAGQIDRYPHEFSGGQRQRIGIARALMLEPEFIVLDEPVSALDVSVQAQVLNLLDDLQDEFGLTYLFIAHDLSVVRHICDRVAVMYLGNVVELGPTDELFENPKHPYTEALLESVPRAAVEEHGRRVEALPGDVPSPRNPPSGCRFRTRCPKVIPPADVDIDQSTYREVMNLRDRVESDLNLDALWAEVDGDRGDKPAFKRHLRETFFAERLSGENETVVERALDALAEDEREQAADVLRARFKSVCETTRPALQEDAHPSACHLYEQPPAADAPPEPTADN; encoded by the coding sequence ATGACTAGTGATTCTGAGGCGGCCGCGAATGCCGCCGCCGAAGGAGAGACGGTTCTCAGCGTGCAGGGACTCAAGAAGTACTACTTCGAGCGCGACACGTTCCTCGACACGGTCCTGCGTCGGGACACGAAGAGCGTCAAGGCCGTCGACGGCATCAGCTTCGACATCGAGAAGGGCGAGACGCTGGGTCTCGTCGGCGAGTCGGGCTGTGGCAAGTCGACGACCGGCGAGACGCTGCTCAGACTTCGCGAGGCCACCGACGGCCGCGTGGAGTTCGACGGCGAGAACATCTTCGACATGGACAAGTCGGAGCTGAAGGCGTTCCGCCGCCGTGCGCAGATCGTCTTCCAGGACCCCTTCTCCAGTCTCGACCCACGGATGACCATCGGCGACATCCTCGCCGAGCCGTTGAAGATTCACGACCTGCCCGCCGAACCGCCGACCGGTCTGTCGAAAGACGAGGCGCGCCGCGAGCAGGCGAAAGACTACCTCGAACGCGTGGGGCTGTCAGCGGGACAGATCGACCGCTATCCCCATGAGTTCTCCGGCGGCCAGCGGCAGCGCATCGGTATCGCCCGCGCGCTGATGCTCGAACCGGAGTTCATCGTGCTCGACGAACCCGTCAGCGCGCTCGACGTCAGTGTCCAAGCCCAGGTGCTCAACCTGCTCGACGACCTGCAAGACGAGTTCGGCCTGACGTATCTCTTCATCGCCCACGACCTCTCGGTCGTCCGCCACATCTGCGACCGCGTCGCCGTGATGTATCTCGGTAACGTCGTCGAACTCGGCCCGACCGACGAGCTGTTCGAGAACCCGAAACATCCCTACACGGAGGCACTCTTGGAGAGCGTCCCCCGCGCGGCCGTCGAAGAACACGGCCGCCGTGTCGAGGCACTCCCGGGCGACGTCCCGTCGCCGCGGAACCCTCCCTCGGGCTGTCGCTTCCGGACGCGGTGTCCGAAGGTCATCCCGCCCGCGGACGTCGACATCGACCAGTCGACCTACCGCGAGGTGATGAACCTCCGCGACCGCGTCGAGTCGGACCTAAACCTCGACGCGCTGTGGGCCGAAGTCGACGGCGACAGAGGCGACAAGCCGGCGTTCAAGCGACATCTCCGCGAGACGTTCTTCGCCGAGCGGCTGTCGGGTGAGAACGAGACGGTCGTCGAACGCGCGCTCGACGCGCTGGCGGAGGACGAACGCGAGCAGGCCGCCGACGTGCTCCGCGCTCGGTTCAAGAGCGTCTGTGAGACGACGCGGCCCGCGTTACAGGAGGACGCCCATCCGTCGGCGTGTCACCTCTACGAACAGCCACCGGCGGCCGACGCGCCGCCGGAGCCGACCGCCGACAACTGA
- a CDS encoding CBS domain-containing protein, protein MRARDIMKTEVETVSPDDDVSDVLGRLAKAQFNGFPVLDDDGGVVGIVTQQDLVGLFQTKDRTLWIPIGFPPFMETLTYAVDVSWKDLDMGVDVLKNAGRPISEVMTTDVVTVAPDDDFDRILDLLADDERDINRLPVVDDGQLVGIIARQDVLRALRDERRAQ, encoded by the coding sequence ATGCGCGCACGCGACATAATGAAAACCGAAGTCGAGACCGTCAGCCCCGACGACGACGTGAGCGACGTCCTCGGGCGGTTGGCGAAAGCACAGTTCAACGGCTTTCCGGTCCTCGACGACGACGGAGGTGTCGTCGGCATCGTCACCCAGCAGGACCTCGTCGGGTTGTTTCAGACCAAAGACCGGACGCTGTGGATTCCCATCGGCTTCCCGCCGTTCATGGAGACGCTGACCTACGCCGTCGACGTGTCGTGGAAGGACCTCGACATGGGCGTCGACGTGCTGAAGAACGCCGGGCGGCCCATCAGCGAGGTGATGACGACGGATGTCGTCACCGTCGCCCCCGACGACGACTTCGACCGGATTCTGGACCTCCTAGCCGACGACGAGCGCGACATCAACCGGTTGCCGGTCGTCGACGACGGGCAGTTGGTCGGCATCATCGCCCGCCAGGACGTCCTGCGGGCACTGCGTGACGAACGTCGCGCACAGTAG
- a CDS encoding DMT family transporter gives MTRYRNVLLFAVLAALWGSAFMAIKAGLLAGIPPVLFAAVRYDIAGVIMLAYALVVLDDPLPRGRGQWALVTVGSVLLIAAYHALLFIGETDPNVNSAAAAVIVSLSPVLTTGFARGLLPKERLNAAGVVGLLLGLVGVAVLADLDPGNLLAGGVVAKLLVLGATASFALGSVLTRRIDAEMPIESMEAWSMLGGALLMHLLSLGLGESPAAVAWFSFDVLWSLTYLSVGASAVGFLIYFDLLDRLGPIQINLVSYVAPVFAALSGWVVLNEEPTVATFGGFVLIFLGFLLLKRDAIRDALVRRGTVSS, from the coding sequence GTGACCCGTTATCGGAACGTCCTGTTGTTCGCCGTGCTCGCCGCGCTCTGGGGATCGGCGTTCATGGCCATCAAGGCTGGCCTGCTCGCCGGGATTCCGCCGGTGCTCTTTGCGGCCGTCCGCTACGACATCGCGGGCGTCATCATGCTCGCCTACGCCCTCGTCGTCCTCGACGACCCCCTGCCACGCGGCCGAGGACAGTGGGCACTCGTCACCGTCGGCTCCGTCCTGCTCATCGCAGCCTACCACGCGCTCCTCTTTATCGGTGAGACGGACCCGAACGTCAACAGTGCTGCCGCTGCCGTCATCGTCAGCCTCTCGCCCGTCTTGACGACCGGGTTCGCCCGCGGTCTCCTGCCGAAGGAGCGGCTGAACGCGGCGGGCGTCGTCGGTCTCCTGCTCGGCTTGGTCGGCGTCGCCGTCCTCGCGGATCTCGACCCGGGGAACCTGCTGGCGGGCGGTGTCGTCGCGAAGCTACTCGTCCTCGGGGCGACGGCGTCGTTCGCGCTGGGCAGTGTGCTCACGCGCCGTATCGACGCCGAGATGCCCATCGAGTCGATGGAGGCGTGGTCGATGCTCGGCGGCGCGCTGTTGATGCATCTCCTGAGTCTCGGGCTCGGCGAGTCGCCCGCGGCCGTCGCGTGGTTCTCGTTCGACGTCCTCTGGTCGCTCACCTATCTGTCGGTGGGTGCCAGTGCGGTCGGCTTTCTCATCTACTTCGACCTGCTCGACCGGCTCGGCCCGATTCAGATCAACCTCGTCTCGTACGTCGCGCCCGTGTTTGCGGCGCTCAGCGGCTGGGTCGTCCTCAACGAAGAGCCGACGGTTGCCACGTTCGGCGGGTTCGTTCTCATCTTCCTCGGCTTTCTCCTGCTCAAGCGCGACGCGATCCGCGACGCGCTCGTTCGGCGTGGAACGGTCTCGTCCTAG
- a CDS encoding transcriptional regulator, with the protein MAELNRLAKRIHNISPNPVRLTLDDGSSAVYQLSSTQWFQTEFQGEGTCDADDADYRLTTTEDESAVIVGRKAPDDDGWRMVGEVVEVERADGGD; encoded by the coding sequence ATGGCAGAGCTCAACCGTCTCGCGAAGCGGATTCACAACATCAGTCCGAACCCCGTCCGGCTCACCCTCGACGACGGCAGCTCGGCGGTCTACCAGCTGTCGAGTACGCAGTGGTTCCAGACGGAGTTCCAAGGCGAGGGAACGTGCGATGCCGACGACGCCGACTACCGGCTGACGACGACCGAAGACGAGTCGGCAGTCATCGTCGGCCGCAAGGCCCCCGACGACGACGGCTGGCGCATGGTCGGTGAAGTCGTCGAGGTTGAGCGTGCAGACGGTGGCGACTAA
- a CDS encoding DUF1684 domain-containing protein, with protein MSDTDFDADEWAERLEANRAEKDEFFAEHPQSPIPPGERESFDGLSYFDPDAEYRVEATVAVVDDPEADPVEMETSAGPNVRYLRVARFTFEIGDTEQTLTAYQQEPGSGEPLFVPFRDKTTGQQTYKDGRYIEFETDRTLDDGDTFTLDFNLAYSPFCAYSETFACPLPPEENWLDVVIPAGERFEG; from the coding sequence ATGAGCGACACTGACTTCGACGCCGACGAGTGGGCGGAGAGACTGGAGGCGAACCGGGCGGAAAAAGACGAGTTCTTCGCGGAGCATCCACAGTCACCGATCCCGCCGGGCGAACGCGAATCGTTCGACGGGCTGTCGTACTTCGACCCCGACGCGGAGTACCGTGTGGAGGCGACCGTAGCAGTCGTCGACGACCCCGAAGCCGACCCGGTCGAGATGGAGACCTCTGCCGGGCCGAACGTCCGGTATCTCCGCGTCGCCCGGTTCACCTTCGAGATCGGTGACACCGAACAGACGCTCACCGCGTACCAGCAGGAGCCGGGCAGTGGCGAACCGCTCTTCGTCCCGTTCCGCGACAAGACGACGGGGCAACAGACCTACAAAGACGGTCGGTATATCGAGTTCGAGACCGACCGTACTCTCGACGACGGCGATACGTTCACGCTCGACTTCAACCTAGCTTACAGCCCCTTCTGTGCGTACAGCGAGACGTTCGCCTGCCCGCTGCCACCCGAAGAGAACTGGCTCGACGTGGTGATTCCGGCGGGCGAACGGTTCGAGGGATAG